A region of Pseudomonas marginalis DNA encodes the following proteins:
- a CDS encoding pyridoxal phosphate-dependent aminotransferase yields MSTAFLSDRVLGIAPSPSIAANALVTELRAQGRDIVNFTVGEPDFDTPAHILEAASLAMRSGDTHYTATTGTLALRQAICLKLQRDNDLVYGLDEVVAGCGGKHIIYHALAATLNRGDEVIVHTPYWVSYPDIARLNDATPVIIPGDESLGFKLSPAALEEAITPLTKWVILNSPNNPSGAVYSEAELLALAQVLRRHPHVLVMADEIYEHFVYGDAQHVPLTRLAPDLKPRTLIVNGASKGYAMTGWRLGFGAGPAWLIAAIAKLLSQTTTCPSSVSQAAAVAAFAGDQAPIAAMRGEYRQRRALMLERLAGIPGLGIIPPDGAFYVFANVSGLMGKLTPQGDRLDSDTQLVDYLLRDYGLATVSGAAYGMSPYVRLSFASALDVIEEGCRRLKDACHDLR; encoded by the coding sequence ATGAGCACTGCATTTTTGTCGGACCGCGTCCTGGGCATCGCACCCTCCCCCAGCATCGCCGCCAACGCCCTGGTCACCGAGTTGCGCGCCCAGGGCCGCGACATCGTCAACTTCACCGTGGGCGAGCCGGACTTCGACACCCCGGCGCACATTCTCGAGGCCGCCAGCCTGGCGATGCGCAGCGGTGACACCCATTACACCGCCACCACCGGCACCCTCGCGCTGCGCCAGGCCATCTGCCTGAAACTGCAGCGCGACAATGATCTGGTGTATGGCCTGGACGAAGTCGTCGCCGGTTGCGGCGGCAAGCACATCATTTATCACGCGTTGGCCGCCACCTTGAATCGCGGCGATGAAGTCATCGTGCACACGCCGTATTGGGTCTCGTACCCGGACATCGCACGGCTCAACGATGCCACGCCGGTGATCATCCCGGGCGATGAAAGCCTGGGTTTCAAGCTGTCGCCCGCCGCCCTCGAAGAGGCGATCACCCCACTCACCAAATGGGTGATCCTCAACAGCCCGAACAACCCCAGCGGCGCGGTGTACAGCGAAGCCGAGCTGCTGGCCCTGGCGCAGGTGCTGCGCCGCCACCCCCATGTGCTGGTCATGGCCGATGAGATCTACGAACACTTCGTCTACGGCGACGCCCAACATGTGCCGCTGACACGCCTGGCGCCCGACCTCAAGCCACGCACGCTGATCGTCAACGGCGCGTCCAAGGGCTATGCGATGACCGGTTGGCGCCTGGGCTTTGGCGCCGGGCCGGCGTGGCTGATCGCGGCCATCGCCAAGCTGCTGTCGCAGACCACTACCTGCCCCAGCTCAGTGAGCCAGGCCGCCGCCGTGGCTGCATTCGCCGGTGACCAGGCGCCTATTGCGGCGATGCGCGGGGAATACCGGCAGCGTCGTGCCCTGATGCTGGAGCGACTGGCGGGTATTCCAGGCCTGGGCATCATCCCGCCCGATGGCGCGTTTTATGTGTTCGCCAACGTCAGCGGCCTGATGGGCAAGCTCACCCCCCAGGGTGATCGCCTCGACAGCGACACCCAACTGGTGGACTACCTGCTGCGCGACTACGGCCTGGCCACGGTCAGCGGCGCGGCCTACGGCATGTCGCCGTATGTGCGCCTGTCGTTCGCAAGCGCCCTGGACGTGATCGAAGAAGGGTGCCGTCGCCTCAAAGACGCATGCCATGACCTGCGCTGA
- a CDS encoding cation:dicarboxylate symporter family transporter, with translation MHTPRIALVWQIMIGLLAGIAIGALLHRFPESRPWLVDNLLQPAGDIFIKLMKMIVVPIVFACMVVGIAGHGDGKSLGRIGVKSLGYFFCITTLAIIIGLVMGNLLKPGAGTELSSLHAANITLPTSNGAGHSLGQIIVGIIPDNVVNAMAQGSLLSVLFFAVMFGLGVARLPAERKDPVIALLRGVSDAMFKVTSMIMAYSPIGVFGMIAVTVANFGFSSLLPLAKLIMVSYVAIAFFVLVVLNLVARVCGINLFALMRHIKDELVLAFSTASSAAVMPQLMKKLETYGVPPSLVSFVVPVGYSFNLDGASLFLGIGTLFVAQLYGIDLSMGDQALLVVTMVLTSKGAAGVPGFMFVILSATLASAGLPLEGIAFIAGVYRLMEMPTTALNVLGNALAPLVIAKWEGREGRAGRQQKAQNVQME, from the coding sequence ATGCACACGCCCCGTATCGCGCTGGTCTGGCAAATCATGATCGGCTTGCTCGCCGGTATCGCCATTGGTGCCCTGCTGCACCGCTTTCCCGAGTCCCGACCGTGGCTGGTGGACAATCTCCTGCAACCGGCGGGCGATATCTTTATCAAGCTGATGAAGATGATCGTGGTGCCTATCGTGTTTGCCTGCATGGTGGTGGGCATTGCCGGCCACGGTGACGGCAAATCCCTGGGCCGTATCGGGGTCAAATCCCTGGGCTATTTTTTCTGCATCACCACCCTGGCGATCATCATCGGCCTGGTCATGGGCAACCTGCTCAAGCCCGGCGCCGGCACTGAACTGTCCAGCCTGCACGCGGCGAATATCACCCTGCCCACCAGCAACGGCGCCGGTCATAGCCTGGGGCAGATCATCGTCGGCATCATCCCCGACAACGTGGTCAACGCCATGGCCCAGGGCAGCCTGTTGTCGGTGCTGTTTTTTGCGGTGATGTTCGGCCTGGGCGTGGCGCGCCTGCCCGCCGAGCGCAAGGACCCGGTGATCGCGCTGCTGCGCGGGGTCAGCGACGCGATGTTCAAGGTCACCTCGATGATCATGGCCTACTCGCCCATCGGCGTGTTCGGCATGATCGCCGTGACCGTGGCCAACTTCGGCTTCAGCTCATTGCTGCCGTTGGCCAAGCTGATCATGGTCAGCTATGTGGCCATCGCGTTCTTTGTGCTGGTGGTGCTCAACCTGGTGGCGCGCGTGTGCGGGATCAACCTGTTCGCGCTGATGCGCCATATCAAGGATGAGCTGGTGCTGGCCTTCTCCACCGCCAGCTCGGCGGCGGTGATGCCGCAACTGATGAAAAAACTCGAAACCTACGGCGTACCTCCTTCGCTGGTGAGCTTTGTGGTGCCGGTGGGTTACTCGTTCAACCTCGACGGCGCTTCCCTGTTCCTCGGCATCGGCACCCTGTTCGTCGCGCAGTTGTACGGCATCGACCTGAGCATGGGCGATCAGGCCTTGCTGGTGGTGACCATGGTGCTCACCTCCAAGGGGGCCGCCGGAGTACCGGGATTCATGTTCGTGATCCTCTCGGCCACCCTGGCCAGCGCGGGTTTGCCGTTGGAAGGCATCGCGTTTATCGCTGGGGTGTATCGCTTGATGGAGATGCCGACCACGGCGCTGAATGTGCTGGGCAATGCGCTGGCGCCGTTGGTGATTGCCAAGTGGGAGGGGCGTGAGGGGCGGGCTGGGCGGCAGCAGAAAGCGCAAAATGTGCAGATGGAATGA
- a CDS encoding Hsp20 family protein has protein sequence MATTLSLAPLFRHSVGFDRFNDLFESALRSEAGTTYPPHNVEKHGEDHYRIVIAAAGLVEDDLEIQVEKGVLTVAGGKREHDEGITYLHQGIAQRAFRLSFRLVDHIEVQGAQLANGLLSIDLLRVVPEEAKPKRIAIGGAAKAEVKSISEQ, from the coding sequence ATGGCTACTACTCTTTCGTTGGCCCCACTGTTCCGTCATTCCGTCGGCTTTGACCGCTTCAATGACCTTTTTGAATCGGCGCTTCGCAGCGAGGCCGGTACCACCTACCCACCTCACAACGTCGAGAAGCACGGTGAAGATCACTACCGGATCGTCATCGCGGCGGCAGGCCTGGTGGAGGATGACCTGGAGATCCAGGTGGAAAAAGGCGTGTTGACCGTCGCCGGCGGCAAGCGCGAACACGATGAGGGCATCACCTACCTGCACCAGGGCATCGCCCAGCGCGCGTTCCGTTTGTCGTTCCGCCTGGTCGACCACATTGAAGTGCAGGGCGCACAACTCGCCAACGGGTTGCTGAGCATCGACCTGCTCAGGGTGGTACCGGAGGAAGCCAAGCCTAAGCGCATTGCGATTGGCGGTGCTGCCAAGGCCGAGGTGAAATCCATCAGCGAGCAGTAA
- a CDS encoding ABC transporter permease codes for MSETNARAGMFSSPWRHRELLFSMVQREVIGRYRGSIMGLLWSFLNPLFMLLVYTFVFSVMFKLRWPAGDGSRTEFALLVFAGLLVFNVFAECVGRAPGLIIANANYVKKVVFPLEILPWVVLGAVLFHTLASLVIWLVFHLVFFGWPPLTSVLLPLVLLPLALFTLGVTWLLAALGVYLRDVGQVVGVLTTALMFVSAIFYPTSAFPPAYQGILHLNPLTLVVEQARDVLFWGVIPDPFTWACGLLVAGGIAWLGFTWFQKTRKGFADVL; via the coding sequence ATGAGTGAAACAAACGCGCGGGCAGGGATGTTTTCCAGCCCGTGGCGACACAGGGAGTTGTTGTTTTCCATGGTCCAGCGGGAAGTGATTGGGCGTTATCGAGGCTCCATCATGGGGCTGTTGTGGTCGTTCCTTAACCCGCTATTCATGTTGCTGGTCTACACCTTCGTGTTCAGCGTGATGTTCAAGCTGCGCTGGCCCGCGGGCGACGGTTCGCGCACCGAGTTTGCGCTGCTGGTATTTGCCGGCCTGCTGGTGTTCAACGTGTTCGCCGAATGCGTGGGGCGTGCGCCGGGCCTGATCATCGCCAATGCCAACTACGTCAAGAAAGTCGTGTTCCCCCTCGAGATCCTGCCGTGGGTGGTGCTGGGCGCCGTGTTGTTCCACACCCTGGCCAGCCTGGTGATCTGGCTGGTCTTCCACCTGGTGTTTTTCGGCTGGCCGCCCCTGACCAGTGTGTTGCTGCCCCTGGTGTTATTGCCACTGGCGCTCTTCACACTGGGAGTCACCTGGCTATTGGCAGCGCTGGGGGTTTACCTGCGTGATGTCGGCCAGGTGGTGGGCGTGCTGACCACGGCATTGATGTTTGTCTCGGCGATTTTTTACCCGACCAGCGCATTTCCGCCGGCCTACCAGGGCATCCTTCACCTCAACCCGCTCACCCTGGTGGTCGAACAGGCCCGTGACGTGCTGTTCTGGGGCGTGATACCGGACCCTTTCACCTGGGCCTGCGGCCTGCTGGTGGCGGGGGGTATCGCCTGGCTAGGGTTCACCTGGTTCCAGAAAACCCGCAAAGGATTTGCCGATGTGCTCTGA